A genomic region of Dreissena polymorpha isolate Duluth1 chromosome 4, UMN_Dpol_1.0, whole genome shotgun sequence contains the following coding sequences:
- the LOC127878773 gene encoding multiple epidermal growth factor-like domains protein 11, translated as MKINYIRLNPWRTHCLCGNTINSATQALESECRDNCPGDISKKCGFHWRINIYRHWGCPLGSYSVNCSKQCNCRASSCDDVTGACGNGGCKGGWKGIVCNESCPTGSYSVNCSMECHCREGPCDGVTGTCVNGSCKDGWIGRACNESCPPGSYSVNCSKQCHCRQGPCDGVTGACGNRGCKDGWKGKACNESMIYMGCYQDSGNRVLADYDYFSDSNSPTECSKGCSDYKFFGVEWRTHCLCGNTINSATQALESECRDNCPGDISKKCGFHWRINIYRHWGCPLGSYSVNCSKQCNCRASSCDDVTGACGNGGCKGGWKGIVCNESCPTGSYSVNCSMECHCREGPCDGVTGTCVNGSCKDGWIGRACNEKCGGVLTDQIGVITSPNYPSNYNNTVRCTWVISAPEGYWINVHT; from the exons TGGCGGACACATTGCCTTTGTGGTAATACGATTAATTCTGCAACCCAAGCACTAGAGTCAGAGTGTCGTGATAATTGTCCGGGCGACATAAGCAAAAAATGTGGCTTTCATTGGAGGATTAACATCTACAGACATTGGG GCTGCCCACTCGGAAGTTACAGTGTAAACTGTTCCAAGCAATGCAATTGCCGTGCGAGTTCATGCGACGATGTGACGGGTGCATGTGGAAATGGTGGCTGTAAAGGCGGATGGAAAGGAATAGTGTGTAATGAAA GCTGCCCAACCGGAAGTTACAGCGTTAACTGTTCCATGGAATGCCATTGTCGTGAGGGTCCATGCGACGGTGTGACGGGTACATGTGTAAATGGTAGCTGTAAAGACGGGTGGATAGGAAGAGCGTGTAATGAAA GCTGCCCACCCGGAAGTTACAGCGTTAACTGTTCCAAGCAATGCCATTGCCGCCAGGGTCCATGCGACGGTGTTACGGGTGCATGTGGAAATCGTGGCTGTAAAGACGGATGGAAAGGAAAAGCGTGTAATGAAA GTATGATTTATATGGGCTGTTATCAAGATAGCGGCAACCGAGTCCTGGCAGATTATGATTACTTTTCTGATTCGAACTCACCAACCGAGTGTTCAAAAGGCTGCAGCGACTACAAGTTTTTCGGAGTGGAG TGGCGGACACATTGCCTTTGTGGTAATACGATTAATTCTGCAACCCAAGCACTAGAGTCAGAGTGTCGTGATAATTGTCCGGGCGACATAAGCAAAAAATGTGGCTTTCATTGGAGGATTAACATCTACAGACATTGGG GCTGCCCACTCGGAAGTTACAGTGTAAACTGTTCCAAGCAATGCAATTGCCGTGCGAGTTCATGCGACGATGTGACGGGTGCATGTGGAAATGGTGGCTGTAAAGGCGGATGGAAAGGAATAGTGTGTAATGAAA GCTGCCCAACCGGAAGTTACAGCGTTAACTGTTCCATGGAATGCCATTGTCGTGAGGGCCCATGCGACGGTGTGACGGGTACATGTGTAAATGGTAGCTGTAAAGACGGGTGGATAGGAAGAGCGTGTAATGAAA AGTGTGGCGGGGTCCTGACGGATCAAATTGGCGTCATCACGAGCCCCAACTACCCATCGAATTACAACAACACAGTTCGATGTACCTGGGTCATTAGCGCACCGGAGGGCTACTGGATCAATGTTCATACTTAA